The Acidobacteriota bacterium genome segment GTCCGTGGCCCTGATGGGGGCCGACCTGGTGGTCTACCCCACGGCCATCGGCACGGTCCGGGGCGTACGTCAGCGGGAAGGGAACTGGCACCGGGCCTGGGAAACCGTCATGCGGGGGCACGCCATCGCCAACGGGGTGGTCGTGGCGGCGGTGAACCGGTGCGGCGAGGAGGAACGGATGCGGTTCTGGGGAGGGTCCTTCGTCTGCGACGCCTTCGGCGGCGTCCTGCAGCGCGCGGGGTTGAAGGAGGAGATCGTCATCGCCGACATCGACCCGGATCACGCCCGGGAGGTGAGGGAGGGGTGGCGGTTTTTCCACAACCGGCGCCCCGAATGTTACGGCCCCATCATCGCCCCCAGGGAGGGACCCCATGAGTAACGGTCATCAGATTCCGACACCCGTGGACGAAGGCTACTTCATGCCCGCCGAGTGGGAGACCCACGGCGCCACCTGGCTCGCGTGGCCGAAGAACCCCCTCACGTTCCCGCCGGGGGTCCTCGAACCCGTGGAGTACGCCTACTGCAAGATCATCAAGGCCCTGAGCATCGGGGAAACCATCAACATCGCGGTGGACGACGCGGCGGCGTCGAACCGGATCCGGAACCTCCTCGGCCCGGACACGTTCCAGGAAAACGTCCGGTTCTGGCCCATCCCCACGGCGGACGTCTGGATCCGCGACTGGGGGCCGACCTTCCTCCTCCACCGCCAGACGTTCCGAAAGGCCTGCGTGAAGTGGCGATTCAACGCCTGGGGCAACAAGTACCCGGACCTCCTCCCGGATGATGCCGCCGGGGACCGTATCGTCGAGGTGAGCCACGTGAGCGGTTTCCGCCCCGGGATCGTCATGGAGGGCGGTTCCTTCGACGTGAACGGCCAGGGGGACCTCCTCACCACCGAGCAGTGCCTCCTGAACCCCAACCGGAACCTCCACATGGGGAAGGAGCGCATCGAGACGATCCTGCGGCAGTACCTGGGCGTGAACCGGGTGGTCTGGCTCGGGTCCGGGATCTCGGGGGACGACACCGACGGCCACGTGGACGACTTCGCCCGCTTCGTCAGCCCCCACCAGGTGGTCTGCTGCCGCGCCGAGAGCGTGGAGGACCCGAACTACGCCCCGCTGGAGGCCAACTTCAGGATCCTCCAGGAGGCGTTCCAGCGCGACGGCTACGAGATCATCGCCCTGCCCATGCCCCGCCCGGTCATCGACCCCGTCGACGGCCGCCGCCTCCCGGCGAGCTACGCCAACTTCTACATCGGCAACACCGTCGTCCTCCTCCCCTTCTTCGACGACCCCGCCGACGAACGGGCCCTGAAAGCCCTGGAACCGCTGTTCCCCACCCACGACATCGTCCCGATCCCGTCGCGCCACCTGGTCTACGGGTACGGCGGGGTCCATTGCATCACCCAGCAGGAACCGCTCGGGGGCTCGCCGGCATGATCGTCGGCCTGGTGATGAACAAGGGCGGCACCGGGAAAACCACCACCGCGGTGAACCTCTCGGCCGCCCTGGCGGAACTCGGGCATTCGTGCCTCCTGGTGGACGGCGACGGCCAGGCCTCCGCGTCCCGGGCCCTGGGCGTCTCCCGGCCCGACCTTTCGCCGTCCCTCGCCGAGGTCCTGTTCGGGGAGATCGACGTGGAGAAAGCCGTCCGGCCCACGGAACGCCCCGGCCTGCACCTCCTCACGGGGTCACGGCGACTGGCGGAAGTGGACCTCCACCTGGCGGGCGACCGGAAGTGGCACCGCCGGTTCCGTGACGCGCTCAAACCCGTCCGGGGCCGCTTCGACTTCATCGTGGCGGACGCCCCGCCCTCCTTCTCCCTCCTGATGATCGGCATCCTGGCCGCTGCGGAATTCCACCTCATCCCCCTCACACCCCAGTACCTCGCCGTGGAGGGACTCGAGAACCTCAAGGAGAGCATCCGCCGCCTGGACGGCCGGGTCCGCTTCCGCGCCCGGGGCTCCCGCATCCTGTTCACCATCGTGGACCGCCGCAACCGGGCCACCCGGGAGATGACGGAACTGATCCGGGACTTTTACGGGGAGGAGGTGTTCCGCACCGAGATCCCCATCAACGTGAAACTGAGCGAGGCGCCCCGGAGCGGACGGGACATTCTCCGCTTCGACCCCTCCTCCCCCGGCGCCGAGAGCTACCGCGCCCTCGCCCGGGAATTCCTGGAAACGGTGTCAACGCTGCCCTGACACCGATACCGATACCGATACCGATTACATTACCGATTACGATACCGATGGAAACGCGAGAAAACGAAACGAGAGGTTTGTCATGAAATTGATCGAGATCCGGCCCCTGGCCATCCCCGACGTCAAGGTCCTGCGCTTCGGCCGGTTCCGGGACGAGCGGGGATACTTCACCGAGCACTTCCGCCGGAGCGACCTCGCCGCCCTCGACGGAGGCGTCATCCTCGACGGGGGCGCCATCCTGCAGGCCAACGAGAGCCGCTCCAGGGCGGGGGTCGTCCGCGGCCTCCACATCCAGTGGGAACCCGTGATGGGCAAACTGGTAAGGACCGTGGACGGCCGCATGGTGGACCTGGTCCTGGACCTCCGGAAAGGCTCGCCCTCCCTGGGCCGCGTCATCGCTTACGACATGCCCGCCGACCCCGACCGGGACTGGGACGAGTGGATCTGGGTCCCCGTCGGTTTCGCCCACGGCAACTACTTCACCGAGCCCTCCGCCATCGAGTACTTCTGCACCTCCGCCTACGGCCCCGGGTGCGAGGCGGGGATCTCGCCCCTGGCCCCCGACCTGGACTGGTCCCTCTGCGACCCCGCGCTCCGGGAGGAGTTCCAGGGCCTGCCCGACCGCTTCGGCGGGGTGCTCCTCTCCGAGAAGGACCGCGCCGGCCTCACCCTGGCGGCGTGGCTCGCCGACCCCCTCTCGGACCGGTTCCGGTACTAACCTTTCTACCCGGCCGGTCGGACGGGTCGGACGTGTCAGACAAGTCGGACAAGTCAGACAAGTCGGACGGGTCAGACAAGTCGGACAGGTCGGACAAGTCGGACCGACCCGCCGCGAAAAAAACCCTTGGATTCTGCCCGGAATCCGGTAAAATCACCTCTCGCCGGTGTTTGAAACGACGGCCATCGCGCACCCGTAGCTCAACCGGATAGAGCATCGGTCTTCGGAACCGAGGGTTGGGGGTTCGAGCCCCTCCGGGTGCGCCACTTTTCTCGCAGGTTGGCGATCCGCCGAACGGCGTG includes the following:
- a CDS encoding dTDP-4-dehydrorhamnose 3,5-epimerase family protein — protein: MKLIEIRPLAIPDVKVLRFGRFRDERGYFTEHFRRSDLAALDGGVILDGGAILQANESRSRAGVVRGLHIQWEPVMGKLVRTVDGRMVDLVLDLRKGSPSLGRVIAYDMPADPDRDWDEWIWVPVGFAHGNYFTEPSAIEYFCTSAYGPGCEAGISPLAPDLDWSLCDPALREEFQGLPDRFGGVLLSEKDRAGLTLAAWLADPLSDRFRY
- a CDS encoding ParA family protein codes for the protein MIVGLVMNKGGTGKTTTAVNLSAALAELGHSCLLVDGDGQASASRALGVSRPDLSPSLAEVLFGEIDVEKAVRPTERPGLHLLTGSRRLAEVDLHLAGDRKWHRRFRDALKPVRGRFDFIVADAPPSFSLLMIGILAAAEFHLIPLTPQYLAVEGLENLKESIRRLDGRVRFRARGSRILFTIVDRRNRATREMTELIRDFYGEEVFRTEIPINVKLSEAPRSGRDILRFDPSSPGAESYRALAREFLETVSTLP